One part of the Phragmites australis chromosome 3, lpPhrAust1.1, whole genome shotgun sequence genome encodes these proteins:
- the LOC133911758 gene encoding uncharacterized protein LOC133911758 isoform X2, with the protein MRVVVTGATGYLGGRLCAALADAGHAVRALVRRSSDVSGLPPGVELAYGDVTNADSLAAAFDGCEAVFHVAAAVEPWLPDPSVFLKVNVGGLENVLKAAKRTPTVKKIVYTSSFFAIGPTDGYVADETQMHQGKAFCTEYEKSKVLADRIALQGATEGVPITIVYPGVIYGPGKLTAGNLVSRILIERFNGRLPGYIGDGYDRESFCHVDDVVSGHIAAMEKGRVGERYLLTGENMSFMQIFNMAANITNTKAPLFHVPLWLIEAYGWISVFISRITGKLPLISYPTVRVLKHQWAYSCDKAKTELGYSPRNLTEGLSEMLLWLKNDKLIKF; encoded by the exons ATGAGGGTGGTGGTGACGGGCGCGACGGGGTACCTGGGCGGCCGCCTGTGCGCGGCGCTGGCGGACGCCGGTCACGCCGTGCGCGCGCTCGTCCGCCGCTCCAGCGACGTCTCCGGCCTGCCCCCCGGCGTCGAGCTGGCCTACGGCGACGTCACCAACGCGgactccctcgccgccgccttcgACGGCTGCGAAGCCGTGTTCCACGTCGCCGCGGCAGTCGAGCCGTGGCTCCCCGATCCCTCCGTTTTCCTCAAA GTTAATGTGGGAGGacttgaaaatgtgttgaaggCTGCCAAGAGGACACCAACTGTGAAGAAGATAGTTTACACATCGTCGTTCTTTGCAATCGGCCCAACTGATGGTTATGTTGCAGATGAGACACAG ATGCATCAAGGGAAAGCATTTTGTACCGAGTATGAGAAATCAAAGGTTCTTGCAGATAGAATCGCACTGCAGGGAGCAACAGAGGGGGTGCCGATCACTATTGTCTACCCAGGCGTTATCTATGGCCCTGGAAAACTTACAGCTGGAAATCTTGTTTCCCGCATC TTAATCGAAAGGTTTAATGGGCGTCTGCCTGGTTACATAGGAGATGGGTACGATAGAGAATCGTTCTGCCATGTTGATGATGTTGTTAGTGGGCACATAGCAGCTATGGAGAAGGGCAGAGTGGGCGAACGATATCTCCTCACTGGCGAAAACATGTCATTCATGCAAATTTTCAATATGGCTGCTAATATTACAAACACAAAGGCACCCCTATTCCACGTACCTCTATGGTTGATTGAAGCATATGGGTGGATTTCAGTTTTCATTTCTCGCATCACTGGAAAGCTCCCACTTATCAGTTACCCT ACAGTGCGTGTTCTTAAACATCAATGGGCATACTCATGTGACAAAGCAAAGACGGAGCTGGGCTATAGTCCAAGAAACTTAACCGAAGGTCTATCAGAGATGCTCTTGTGGCTCAAGAATGACAAACTGATCAAATTTTAG
- the LOC133911758 gene encoding uncharacterized protein LOC133911758 isoform X3: MRVVVTGATGYLGGRLCAALADAGHAVRALVRRSSDVSGLPPGVELAYGDVTNADSLAAAFDGCEAVFHVAAAVEPWLPDPSVFLKVNVGGLENVLKAAKRTPTVKKIVYTSSFFAIGPTDGYVADETQIQLVLILPLNLPQSQNHPEKMALCFVVQCLESSAKVLPQLVKAQKRNKHVEMHQGKAFCTEYEKSKVLADRIALQGATEGVPITIVYPGVIYGPGKLTAGNLVSRITVRVLKHQWAYSCDKAKTELGYSPRNLTEGLSEMLLWLKNDKLIKF; the protein is encoded by the exons ATGAGGGTGGTGGTGACGGGCGCGACGGGGTACCTGGGCGGCCGCCTGTGCGCGGCGCTGGCGGACGCCGGTCACGCCGTGCGCGCGCTCGTCCGCCGCTCCAGCGACGTCTCCGGCCTGCCCCCCGGCGTCGAGCTGGCCTACGGCGACGTCACCAACGCGgactccctcgccgccgccttcgACGGCTGCGAAGCCGTGTTCCACGTCGCCGCGGCAGTCGAGCCGTGGCTCCCCGATCCCTCCGTTTTCCTCAAA GTTAATGTGGGAGGacttgaaaatgtgttgaaggCTGCCAAGAGGACACCAACTGTGAAGAAGATAGTTTACACATCGTCGTTCTTTGCAATCGGCCCAACTGATGGTTATGTTGCAGATGAGACACAG ATACAACTTGTGCTGATATTGCCATTAAATCTTCCCCAGAGTCAGAATCATCCTGAGAAGATGGCTCTTTGCTTTGTTGTCCAGTGTCTTGAATCATCTGCCAAAGTTCTTCCACAACTTGTAAAGGCACAGAAGAGGAACAAACATGTTGAG ATGCATCAAGGGAAAGCATTTTGTACCGAGTATGAGAAATCAAAGGTTCTTGCAGATAGAATCGCACTGCAGGGAGCAACAGAGGGGGTGCCGATCACTATTGTCTACCCAGGCGTTATCTATGGCCCTGGAAAACTTACAGCTGGAAATCTTGTTTCCCGCATC ACAGTGCGTGTTCTTAAACATCAATGGGCATACTCATGTGACAAAGCAAAGACGGAGCTGGGCTATAGTCCAAGAAACTTAACCGAAGGTCTATCAGAGATGCTCTTGTGGCTCAAGAATGACAAACTGATCAAATTTTAG
- the LOC133911759 gene encoding origin of replication complex subunit 2, with protein MAPRGGRAAAAASSGSEDEEEESGFSRSYFLAKEKEPSSGKKRARAAAGKLSDLNLVDEQVLRASLAEIPPKHEEEVEALTRSYKDQYRNWLFELRCGFGLLMYGFGSKKQLLEDFASTTLTDFAVIVINGYLPSINLKQVIATIAEIFWDQTKAKRKRQPGTRSQLSQPFPSQSTDDIISFLKSRTSDDVDDQVCLLIHNIDGPALRDGESQQCLAQVSCCPQVHVVASIDHVNAPLLWDKKMVHTQFKWSWYHVPTFAPYKVECVFYPLILASGGHAQTTKTALVVLQSLTPNAQSVFRVLAEYQLANEKEEGMPVSSLYTKCRERFLVSSQVTLNSHLTEFKDHDLVKIRKHSDGQDCLRIPLVSDALEKLLQELS; from the exons ATGGCCCCGAGAGGCGGCCGCGCGGCTGCAGCGGCTAGCTCCGGCtccgaggacgaggaggaggagtcggGGTTCTCCAGGAGCTACTTCCTGGCCAAGGAGAAGGAGCCCTCCTCCGGCAAGAAGCGCGCCCGCGCTGCCGCGGGCAAGCTCTCTGACCTCAACCTCGTCGACGAGCAG GTGCTGCGTGCCTCCCTCGCTGAGATCCCCCCGAAGCACGAGGAAGAGGTGGAGGCCCTGACAAGAAGCTACAAGGACCAGTACCGCAACTGGCTGTTCGAGCTAAG GTGCGGCTTTGGCCTCTTGATGTATGGGTTTGGATCTAAGAAGCAGTTGCTCGAGGATTTTGCCTCCACCACCCTGACTGATTTCGCTGTCATTGTAATAAATGGCTATCTTCCGTCCATCAACTTGAAGCAG GTCATAGCAACGATAGCTGAAATATTCTGGGATCAAACAAAAGCTAAGCGCAAACGGCAGCCAGGAACAAGGTCCCAGTTATCGCAGCCTTTTCCTTCACAATCAACAGATGACATCATATCATTTCTAAAGAGCCGGACATCCGATGATGTGGATGATCAGGTGTGCCTTCTTATTCACAATATTGATGGACCTGCCTTGCGTGATGGTGAATCACAGCAGTGTCTAGCACAAGTTTCTTGCTGCCCACAAGTCCATGTTGTCGCATCAATAGACCATGTTAATGCACCTTTGT TATGGGATAAGAAGATGGTGCACACACAGTTCAAGTGGAGCTGGTACCATGTCCCGACATTTGCACCTTACAAAGTCGAATGTGTTTTCTATCCATTGATTCTTGCTAGTGGTGGTCACGCCCAAACCACAAAAACTGCCCTCGTTGTTCTTCAAAGTCTTACACCGAATGCACAAAGTGTTTTCAGAGTTCTTGCTGAATATCAGTTGGCAAATGAAAAGGAGGAAG GTATGCCTGTCAGTAGCTTGTATACAAAATGTCGCGAGCGCTTTCTGGTAAGCAGTCAAGTGACATTGAACTCCCACCTGACAGAGTTTAAAGATCATGATCTGGTTAAGATCAGAAAGCACTCTGATGGCCAAGATTGCCTCCGCATTCCTCTTGTTTCTGATGCATTGGAGAAATTGCTGCAAGAATTGTCTTGA
- the LOC133910919 gene encoding B3 domain-containing protein Os03g0184500-like, with protein MAAVAEQGMSPYEAARERTVQENKRKMEALNLRHLSAAIKEAPKTPSPMKQKRRRIIEEAVVAPSPPRRSRRLANLPEVKYAEIAPHNAERMTRSPWKPTNRIYSARPGSISMKARLEAARKAEELESELDPSFPSFVKAMLHSHVVRGFWLGLPSHFCDTYMPKQDAIVTLVDEKDEEFDTNYLAYKKGLSGGWAGFALCHGLQDGDATVFQLIKPTTFKVHIIRATSDDDDEVTE; from the exons atggcGGCGGTTGCGGAGCAGGGGATGTCGCCGTACGAGGCGGCGCGGGAGCGGACGGTGCAGGAGAACAAGCGCAAGATGGAGGCGCTCAACCTGCGTCACCTCTCCGCCGCCATCAAGGAGGCGCCCAAGACCCCCTCCCCCATG AAGCAGAAGAGGCGCAGGATCATCGAGGAGGCAGTCGTGGCTCCCTCGCCACCCAGGAGGTCCCGGCGGCTGGCTAACCTCCCTGAGGTCAAGTATGCAGAG ATAGCGCCACATAATGCAGAGAGAATGACAAG GTCTCCTTGGAAACCAACTAACAGGATCTACTCGGCAAGGCCTGGATCAATTTCCATGAAAGCTAGGTTGGAGGCAGCAAGAAAAGCTGAGGAGTTGGAATCAGAACTTGACCCTTCATTCCCATCTTTTGTGAAAGCAATGTTGCACTCACATGTGGTGCGAGGATTTTGGCTG GGTCTCCCTAGCCATTTCTGTGACACCTACATGCCAAAACAAGATGCCATTGTCACTCTGGTGGATGAGAAAGATGAAGAATTTGACACCAACTACCTTGCCTACAAGAAGGGGCTAAGCGGTGGCTGGGCTGGTTTCGCTTTATGCCATGGATTGCAGGATGGAGATGCAACAGTTTTTCAGTTGATCAAGCCTACAACCTTCAAG GTGCATATAATCCGAGCAACTtctgatgatgacgatgaggtAACTGAGTGA
- the LOC133911758 gene encoding uncharacterized protein LOC133911758 isoform X1 codes for MRVVVTGATGYLGGRLCAALADAGHAVRALVRRSSDVSGLPPGVELAYGDVTNADSLAAAFDGCEAVFHVAAAVEPWLPDPSVFLKVNVGGLENVLKAAKRTPTVKKIVYTSSFFAIGPTDGYVADETQIQLVLILPLNLPQSQNHPEKMALCFVVQCLESSAKVLPQLVKAQKRNKHVEMHQGKAFCTEYEKSKVLADRIALQGATEGVPITIVYPGVIYGPGKLTAGNLVSRILIERFNGRLPGYIGDGYDRESFCHVDDVVSGHIAAMEKGRVGERYLLTGENMSFMQIFNMAANITNTKAPLFHVPLWLIEAYGWISVFISRITGKLPLISYPTVRVLKHQWAYSCDKAKTELGYSPRNLTEGLSEMLLWLKNDKLIKF; via the exons ATGAGGGTGGTGGTGACGGGCGCGACGGGGTACCTGGGCGGCCGCCTGTGCGCGGCGCTGGCGGACGCCGGTCACGCCGTGCGCGCGCTCGTCCGCCGCTCCAGCGACGTCTCCGGCCTGCCCCCCGGCGTCGAGCTGGCCTACGGCGACGTCACCAACGCGgactccctcgccgccgccttcgACGGCTGCGAAGCCGTGTTCCACGTCGCCGCGGCAGTCGAGCCGTGGCTCCCCGATCCCTCCGTTTTCCTCAAA GTTAATGTGGGAGGacttgaaaatgtgttgaaggCTGCCAAGAGGACACCAACTGTGAAGAAGATAGTTTACACATCGTCGTTCTTTGCAATCGGCCCAACTGATGGTTATGTTGCAGATGAGACACAG ATACAACTTGTGCTGATATTGCCATTAAATCTTCCCCAGAGTCAGAATCATCCTGAGAAGATGGCTCTTTGCTTTGTTGTCCAGTGTCTTGAATCATCTGCCAAAGTTCTTCCACAACTTGTAAAGGCACAGAAGAGGAACAAACATGTTGAG ATGCATCAAGGGAAAGCATTTTGTACCGAGTATGAGAAATCAAAGGTTCTTGCAGATAGAATCGCACTGCAGGGAGCAACAGAGGGGGTGCCGATCACTATTGTCTACCCAGGCGTTATCTATGGCCCTGGAAAACTTACAGCTGGAAATCTTGTTTCCCGCATC TTAATCGAAAGGTTTAATGGGCGTCTGCCTGGTTACATAGGAGATGGGTACGATAGAGAATCGTTCTGCCATGTTGATGATGTTGTTAGTGGGCACATAGCAGCTATGGAGAAGGGCAGAGTGGGCGAACGATATCTCCTCACTGGCGAAAACATGTCATTCATGCAAATTTTCAATATGGCTGCTAATATTACAAACACAAAGGCACCCCTATTCCACGTACCTCTATGGTTGATTGAAGCATATGGGTGGATTTCAGTTTTCATTTCTCGCATCACTGGAAAGCTCCCACTTATCAGTTACCCT ACAGTGCGTGTTCTTAAACATCAATGGGCATACTCATGTGACAAAGCAAAGACGGAGCTGGGCTATAGTCCAAGAAACTTAACCGAAGGTCTATCAGAGATGCTCTTGTGGCTCAAGAATGACAAACTGATCAAATTTTAG